From the Psychrobacter sanguinis genome, one window contains:
- a CDS encoding RTG family carbenicillin-hydrolyzing class A beta-lactamase CARB-8, translated as MDVRKHKASFFSVVITFLCLTLSLNANATDSVLEAVTNAETELGARIGLAVHDLETGKRWEHKSNERFPLSSTFKTLACANVLQRVDLGKERIDRVVRFSESNLVTYSPVTEKHVGKKGMSLAELCQATLSTSDNSAANFILQAIGGPKALTKFLRSIGDDTTRLDRWETELNEAVPGDKRDTTTPIAMVTTLEKLLIDETLSIKSRQQLESWLKGNEVGDALFRKGVPSDWIVADRTGAGGYGSRAITAVMWPPNRKPIVAALYITETDASFEERNAVIAKIGEQIAKTILMENSRN; from the coding sequence ATGGACGTACGTAAACACAAGGCTAGTTTTTTTAGCGTAGTAATTACTTTTTTATGTCTCACGCTATCATTAAATGCTAATGCAACAGACTCAGTACTTGAAGCGGTTACCAATGCTGAAACTGAATTAGGCGCTAGAATTGGTCTAGCTGTGCATGATTTGGAAACGGGAAAACGTTGGGAACATAAATCTAATGAACGTTTTCCTCTAAGTAGTACCTTTAAAACACTTGCCTGTGCAAACGTTCTTCAAAGAGTTGATCTAGGTAAAGAAAGAATTGATAGAGTTGTGAGATTCTCTGAAAGCAATCTCGTTACATACTCACCTGTAACAGAAAAACATGTGGGTAAAAAAGGGATGTCGCTCGCAGAGCTGTGTCAGGCCACATTATCAACCAGTGATAATTCAGCTGCCAATTTTATTCTACAAGCGATTGGTGGACCTAAGGCTCTAACGAAATTTTTGCGTTCCATTGGCGACGATACTACGCGCCTTGATCGCTGGGAAACAGAACTTAACGAAGCGGTGCCTGGAGATAAGCGAGACACGACAACACCAATTGCAATGGTAACGACACTTGAAAAGTTACTAATTGACGAAACACTATCTATCAAATCTCGTCAACAACTAGAATCTTGGCTTAAAGGTAATGAGGTTGGCGATGCATTGTTTCGTAAAGGCGTTCCAAGTGACTGGATAGTAGCAGATAGAACAGGTGCTGGTGGTTATGGGTCGCGTGCTATTACTGCGGTGATGTGGCCTCCAAATCGCAAGCCTATCGTAGCCGCTCTATACATTACAGAGACAGACGCCTCGTTTGAAGAAAGAAATGCTGTCATTGCAAAAATTGGTGAGCAAATAGCGAAGACAATATTAATGGAGAATAGCCGTAACTGA
- the parA gene encoding ParA family partition ATPase — MKVIAVLNQKGGSGKTTIATHLARGLQLQGHSVLLVDSDQQGSARDWRAVDEDNPVPVIGLDRPTLDKDLKNVSDKEFVVIDGSPQATNLALSAIKAADFVLIPVQPSPYDVWATSDLVDLVQQRIEMTDGKLKAAFVVSRAIQNTNIGKEVAAVLQDYNLPVLDARIVQRVSYPNSASVGKTVFETESAKSNAVTEITQLVNEVKTFFDKEVEL; from the coding sequence ATGAAAGTAATCGCAGTACTGAACCAAAAAGGCGGCAGCGGCAAGACCACGATAGCCACGCATTTGGCACGTGGGCTACAACTTCAGGGTCATAGTGTGCTACTCGTTGATAGTGATCAGCAAGGCAGTGCTCGCGATTGGAGAGCCGTTGATGAAGACAATCCTGTTCCTGTTATCGGCCTTGATAGGCCAACGCTTGATAAGGATTTAAAAAATGTTTCTGATAAAGAGTTCGTCGTAATTGATGGCTCACCGCAAGCGACCAATCTGGCACTATCTGCCATAAAAGCCGCTGACTTTGTGTTGATACCCGTACAGCCAAGCCCCTATGATGTATGGGCGACCAGTGATTTGGTTGATTTGGTGCAGCAGCGCATCGAGATGACCGATGGTAAGCTCAAAGCCGCCTTTGTGGTCTCTCGTGCGATCCAAAACACTAACATCGGCAAAGAAGTTGCCGCAGTGCTACAAGATTATAATCTGCCCGTTCTTGATGCCAGAATCGTGCAGCGCGTCAGCTATCCAAATAGCGCTTCAGTGGGTAAAACGGTATTTGAGACAGAATCTGCTAAGAGCAATGCCGTGACTGAGATCACGCAACTGGTCAACGAGGTTAAAACGTTTTTTGATAAGGAAGTAGAGTTATGA
- a CDS encoding PH domain-containing protein: MTADTLLVKNGFSTQSISLEDITHITPTSSTLSAPALSLDRIEIRYEGGSIVISPKDKDRFYHAIQERVPALKTDDNNGLIKR, from the coding sequence TTGACAGCTGACACATTGTTAGTGAAAAATGGTTTTTCTACTCAGAGTATCTCGTTAGAAGACATTACCCATATCACTCCTACCAGCAGTACTTTATCTGCTCCAGCACTGTCTTTAGATAGGATTGAGATAAGATATGAAGGTGGTAGCATAGTGATATCACCAAAAGACAAAGATAGGTTCTATCATGCAATACAAGAACGTGTACCAGCATTAAAAACCGATGATAATAATGGGCTGATAAAGAGATAG
- a CDS encoding recombinase family protein, translating to MFIRAYLRASTKDQDANRAKDELIAFAREHGHKIAAFYTENESGATLERPQLMQLIDDASDGDVILVEQIDRLARLNQADWDTLKRKLSAKRLSVVSKELPTSYMALQQGNSSEFMDSVLRAINDMLLDMLAAIARKDYEDRRNRQMQGIARAKAQGKYKGRGKDIEKRKIIASLLKSGHSYSDIQQTVKCSRQLISNVSQELKNSTS from the coding sequence ATGTTTATTAGAGCCTACCTTCGTGCCTCAACCAAGGATCAAGATGCCAATCGTGCTAAAGATGAACTTATTGCTTTTGCTAGAGAGCATGGCCATAAAATCGCAGCATTCTATACTGAGAACGAGTCAGGAGCGACGCTAGAACGTCCACAACTCATGCAGCTCATTGATGATGCTTCTGATGGAGATGTGATCTTAGTTGAACAGATAGACCGTTTGGCACGTTTAAATCAAGCTGACTGGGATACCTTAAAGAGAAAACTATCAGCCAAACGTCTTTCGGTAGTGTCTAAGGAGTTGCCTACGTCATATATGGCATTGCAACAAGGTAATAGCTCTGAGTTCATGGACAGTGTACTACGCGCTATAAATGACATGCTACTTGATATGCTAGCGGCCATTGCTAGAAAGGATTATGAGGATAGACGTAACCGTCAAATGCAAGGTATTGCACGTGCTAAAGCTCAAGGTAAATACAAAGGACGGGGAAAGGATATAGAAAAGCGTAAAATTATTGCCAGCCTTCTGAAATCAGGTCACAGTTACTCAGATATTCAACAGACGGTAAAATGCTCAAGGCAATTGATTTCTAATGTATCACAAGAGTTGAAAAATTCTACTAGTTAA
- a CDS encoding IS4 family transposase gives MPNLNRLSETLTQNLSMNKARINCLSLMVIALITAQSSNLKKNSKTPSCGKTDSHYRRLQRFFSEARIDYDQLALMIYRLFGLGKVTLTIDRTNWKWGKSNLNIFMLGVVYKGIAIPLYWQMLDKRGNTNHLERCELIERFIKQFGKDNLEMIVADREFVGEKWFNWLTNNHIPFAIRIKKNSKVKNHHGKLVQIKELFRHVGHQETYRHGRILTVDGCLVRVFAKRDKDYGLVIVATNQLETVDAMISYGKRWEIETLFACLKGRGFNLEDTHLTHLDRVSKLVAVNALAFCWAYHVGIYKDKDKPLKRKLNSNARPQASLFALGLDVLIEGLRLVFFNNDKTVFRQLVSFLTPKPMKIRWG, from the coding sequence ATGCCAAACCTTAACAGACTTAGTGAAACTTTAACCCAAAACCTGAGTATGAACAAGGCAAGAATCAATTGTTTGAGCCTAATGGTAATAGCCCTGATTACTGCTCAAAGCAGTAATCTTAAAAAAAATAGCAAGACACCTTCCTGTGGTAAAACCGACAGCCACTATCGCAGACTACAGCGATTTTTTTCCGAAGCGAGGATAGACTACGATCAACTGGCTTTAATGATATATCGACTATTTGGGCTAGGCAAAGTCACCTTAACCATTGACCGCACCAACTGGAAATGGGGTAAAAGTAACCTCAACATCTTTATGCTAGGAGTGGTATATAAAGGGATAGCCATCCCCTTATACTGGCAAATGCTAGATAAGCGAGGTAATACAAACCATCTTGAACGCTGTGAACTTATTGAGCGGTTTATCAAACAATTTGGCAAAGATAACCTTGAGATGATAGTAGCGGACAGAGAGTTTGTTGGCGAAAAATGGTTTAACTGGCTCACCAATAATCACATACCCTTTGCCATACGGATTAAGAAGAACAGTAAAGTTAAGAATCATCATGGCAAGTTGGTACAGATTAAAGAGTTATTTCGCCATGTTGGCCATCAAGAAACATATCGACATGGGCGAATACTGACTGTCGATGGTTGTTTGGTTCGAGTATTTGCCAAGCGTGATAAAGACTACGGTTTAGTGATTGTGGCAACCAATCAACTAGAAACAGTGGATGCGATGATAAGCTATGGCAAGCGTTGGGAAATTGAGACTTTATTTGCTTGTCTAAAGGGCCGTGGCTTTAATCTTGAAGATACCCACTTAACCCATCTTGATCGGGTCAGTAAATTAGTCGCAGTGAACGCCTTAGCATTTTGTTGGGCTTATCATGTCGGTATTTATAAAGACAAAGATAAGCCGTTAAAACGCAAGTTGAATTCAAACGCTCGACCTCAAGCCAGTTTGTTTGCGCTTGGCCTGGATGTGTTGATTGAAGGCCTGCGCTTGGTGTTTTTTAACAATGATAAGACTGTATTTCGACAGTTAGTTAGCTTTTTAACCCCTAAACCTATGAAAATCCGGTGGGGATGA
- a CDS encoding helix-turn-helix domain-containing protein, producing the protein MVKCHLSTIMGEKRLKIADVARETSINRGTITRMYHEEATRVDLEVIEKLCRYFKIEVGDLYELTDDSDI; encoded by the coding sequence ATGGTTAAGTGTCATTTATCAACGATAATGGGTGAAAAGCGCCTTAAAATTGCAGATGTTGCAAGAGAAACTTCTATCAACAGAGGCACAATCACGCGTATGTATCATGAAGAAGCCACTCGAGTAGATTTAGAAGTGATTGAAAAGCTATGCCGCTATTTTAAAATTGAGGTAGGCGATCTATATGAACTTACTGACGATTCAGACATCTAG